The Gemmatimonadaceae bacterium genome contains the following window.
GTCGTACTCTGTCGTACTCTGTCGTACTCTGTCGTACTCTGTCGTACTCTGTCGTACTCCGTAGTAATCAGATGGCCTTGAACGCCTCGAACGGCTGCGTGCACTCGTGGCATGTCCACAGCGCCTTGCACGAGGTGCTGCCGAACTCGGTGCGCAGCGATGTGCGCGCGGACTTGCAGAAGGGGCAGCGCACGCTCGCGCTCACCCGGCGCAGCGGCACGAGCTCGTCGTCGGCTCGCGTCGGCCCCGGCGGCGCGATCCCGTACGCTTCGAGCTTCGCCTCGGCCGACTCGGGGATCCAGTCCGTGGTCCACGCCGGTGTGAAGACGGTTTGCACGACGACGTTCGGCGCTCCATGCAACAGCAGGGCGTCGCGAATGGACTCCTCGATCACGCGCATCGCCGGACAGCCGCTGTAGGTGGGCGTGATCGTCACCGTCACGGTGCCGTCGTCGGCGACGCGCGCATCGCGGACCACCCCGAGTTCGACGACCGAGAGCACCGGGACCTCGGGGTCCTTGACGTCCTCGAGCCAGGCGAAGACCTGCTCGCGCGTCGCAATCACCACGCGGCCCCGGGATGCGATCGGGCGACAATCTGCATCTCCGCCAGCATGTGACCGAGGTGCTCGGTATGGCGGCCGTCTCGTCCGCCGCGCTGCATCCACACGCCGTCGGGGGCGCTGAGCGTGGCGCGTCGCAGCACGTCGTCCACCTGGGCGCGCCAGGGCGCCTGGAGCGTTGACACGTCGGCGGTCAGTCCAGACGCGACGAGTTCCGCCTCGTCGGCCGGCTGCATGAACAGCTCGCCGGTATATGGCCAGAGAAGATCCACCGCGTCCTGCGCGCGCCGGTGGCTTTCGTCGGTGCCGTCGCCCAGGCGGATCACCCATTCGCCGGCGTGCCGCACGTGATACCGGCTCTCCTTCAGCGCCTTCGCGGCGATCCCCGCGACGGTCGTGTCGGTCGACCGGGAGAGCGCCTCCCACTGCAGCACGCTGTACAGTCCGTGAAAGAAATGCCGGGCGATAGTCACGCCGAAATCGCCCCTCGGCAGTTCGCAGAGGAGTGCGTTGCGAAAGTCGATCGCCTCGCGGAAGAAGGCGAGCGCATCCTGGTCGCGCCCCGCCCCCTCGACGCTGCCCGCATGCTGCAGCAT
Protein-coding sequences here:
- the paaD gene encoding 1,2-phenylacetyl-CoA epoxidase subunit PaaD codes for the protein MIATREQVFAWLEDVKDPEVPVLSVVELGVVRDARVADDGTVTVTITPTYSGCPAMRVIEESIRDALLLHGAPNVVVQTVFTPAWTTDWIPESAEAKLEAYGIAPPGPTRADDELVPLRRVSASVRCPFCKSARTSLRTEFGSTSCKALWTCHECTQPFEAFKAI
- the paaC gene encoding 1,2-phenylacetyl-CoA epoxidase subunit PaaC, which produces MSSPHAALFPALLRIADDRLVLGHRTSEWCGHGPILEEDIALANIALDLIGQANLMLQHAGSVEGAGRDQDALAFFREAIDFRNALLCELPRGDFGVTIARHFFHGLYSVLQWEALSRSTDTTVAGIAAKALKESRYHVRHAGEWVIRLGDGTDESHRRAQDAVDLLWPYTGELFMQPADEAELVASGLTADVSTLQAPWRAQVDDVLRRATLSAPDGVWMQRGGRDGRHTEHLGHMLAEMQIVARSHPGAAW